tttttttttttttttgagacagagtctcactctgtcgcccaggctggagtgcagtggccggatctcagctcactgcaagctccgcctcccgggttcacgcatcctcctgcctcagcctcccgagtagctgggactacaggcgcccgccacctcgcccggctagttttttgtattttttttttttttttttttctgagacggagtctcactctgctgcccagactggggtgcagtggccggatctcagctcactgcaagctccgcctcccaggtttacgtcattctcctgcctcagcctcccgagtagctgggactacaggcgcctgccacctcgcccggctagttttttgtaatttttagtagagacggggtttcaccgtgttagccaggatggtcttgatctcctgaccttgtgatccacccatctcggcctcccaaagtgctgggattacaggcttgagccaccgcgcccagccgatatTGTTTAACTGGTTAACAAAGGAATTCTCCTGCAACTACTATATCAACACTGGCTTCTTATGCCTGAAATATAGACTTCAAAGCACTTCAAAATCTTtcctgccaggtgtggtggctcatgcctgtaatcccaccactttgggagaccgaggagggcggatcaccagggtcaggagttcaagaccagcctgaccaacatggtgaaatcccatctctactaaaaatacaaaaattagccagggggtGGCGGGGctgtgcgcgcctgtaatcccagctactcaggagtcagaggtaggagaatcgcttgaaccccggaggcagaggttgcagtgagctgagatcacaccactgcactccagcctaggcgacagaacaagactccatctcaaaaaaaaaaaaaaactttcctcatttgatcttcacaacacCTTTGTAAACTGGGTATTATCCTCACAttatgaatgagaaaactgaaagcaaggttaaaactctggtctcctgacTTGCTTTCCAGGATCTTTTTCATGACAATAATCCTTATtcttacaaaaacattaaaaatgctttacgcgggctgggcgcggtggctcactcctgcaatcccagcactttgggaggccgaggcgggcagatcacctgaggtcaggaattcgagactagcctagccaacatggtgaaaccccatctttactaaaaataaaaaattagtcaggtgtggtggctcacgcctgtagtcccagctactcgggaagctgaggcaggagaatctcttgaacccgggaggcggaggtaggagtgagccgagatcacgccactgcactccagtctgggcgacagagtgagactccatctcaaaaaaaaaaaagctttacacaattgggtgtggtggctctaatcccagtactttgggaggccaaggcaggtggattatttgaggtcaggagattgaaaccagcctggccaacatggtgaaacccccatctctactaaaaatacaaaaattagctgggcatggtggcaggcacctattatcccagcgacttgggaggctgaggcaggagaactgcttaaacctgggagccagaggttgcaatgaggtaacactgggccactgcactctagcataggcaactccatctcaaaaaaaaaaaaaaaaggtttacacAAAGAGCTTTACATTACACAAAATTTATAGGGAAAAGTAATCATTGAATTACCCAGCACCCTAGCAAAAGAATTACTTTGTTTTCCTATGTTTTGAAAAAGTGAATTAAATGTATActttctatttaaaacaaaattttctacttttgctagaactttttcagtttgtgtaGCTTTGGAGTTACAATAATATGGATAGAATGAGACTCTTTAGTCTGTAAAAACACATACCTCTCCAAGATGTTTATACTGCTGTGCAGAACAATCACTCAAAAGGGCAGAATCTAGGAAGAAACCAGACAAGGAAAGAGGACCCAAAAGTAAAATCTTAAATTCTGTAATTTTAGAATTGAAGGGTCTTTTCCCCAACTCTGACAATCCTAATCCAGAAGAAAGGACTTTATATTACCATGTTGTTCTATTTTCACATTAGAGATAGGAAAATGAGATCTTTGTAAAAGGTAGTTTGCCCCATACAAGTAGAGAATGTCAAGCAAGGACCATCATCCACTTTTTAACTCCTACTTCTGGTGACCTTCCTACTATACAATTATTCATTGAGCAACCATGTGCCTAAAAGCATGTGGCATCATGAGgaatacaaaataatacatgGCCTCTGTTCTTGGGTAGCTTAGGTTTTAGACCAGTTCTAAGATTTTACAGTAAATACTGGTTTTGCTAATAAACATAAAGCCGCATAGCTCAATGAggttttatcaaatattttatgtttttttttttgagatggagtttcgcttgtcaccctggctggtgttccgtggcgcaacctcggctcattgcaacttccgcctccagggttcaagtgattctcctgcctcagactcccgagtagctgggattacaggcacccgccaccacgcctggctaattgtatttttagcagagatggggttttgccagggtggccaggctggtctcaaactcctgacctcaggtgatccgcccgccttggcctcccaaagtgctgggattacaggcatgagccaccgtgcctggcctttatcaagtgttttatttgaaatgtaaCCTGGCAATTTTTGAGAACACTGCAGGACACTGCTTTCGAGACATCTCTGGGCTATAATATCTGCCGCCTTTGACGGGAGGTTGGTCTTaagggtaaattttttttttttttttgaagaggcaATTTAACCAAGTTGAGCAAAatcattgtgtatgtgtgtatacatatatgattGTGCCAGttactcatttaaaaagaaactaaaacaagGCCAGAAGGAATAACATCCTAGAAAGTGACAAATGACTCCTGCAGGATACGTAAACTGAACCTTCTAGATACATAAACAGAACCTTCCATATTGTTTTCTGCAAGAAACAATATGCTCTGGCCCGATAGTTCTGCAGAGCAGCCTCCGTTCTTGGCACCTTCACTTCAAGTTCAGCCCAGCTTTATGACCCCCCATCTGGTTGGTCCTGTAAAATCTTTCCTGATAGCTGATACTGAACACCTCCTGTCAGGGTCCTGTTTTAAACACTACATAGGTTCCCTCCTCAGCCTTAACACCTCTGAGACACAGGTATTGTTATCCCtatcttacagataaggaaactaaggctcaggaTGGTTAAATAACACATCAGTTATCTTACTTATGATGTCAGGACTTGAATCGAGGACTCCAGAGTCCCTGCTCATAATCATTAAGCTGTACTAACATACATGATGTATTGTTGTTAAGGCTCTGCAcactccctgcccccaccaaTCTGATCTATCTTGTCTAGTCATGACAAGCAGTTCTCACGTATTTCTTTAACTGAAGAGTTAAATTGCATGGTTTCTCTCAGGAGCACTTGATGGGCTAAGAGTTTCTCCTCCACACTTTCTGTTGGACACCTTATCCTTCCCACTGATCCATTTTACTTACCACTTTTGAATCTTAAGCAAACCCTCTTTGGAGCTGGCCTGCAGTTCTGATAGCAGACTGATGAAAGAAAAGAGTAACATCTTTTGCTTTTAAGAgtctgaaacattttaaaacaaagaatgggCCAGacacagtaatcccagcactttgggaggccaaggtgggcggatcatgaggtcaggagttcgagaccagcccgaccaacatggtgaaactccatctctactaaaaatacaaaaatcagccaggtgtggtggtgtgtgcctgtaatcccagctactcaggagctgaggcaggacaatcacttgaacccgggaggcagaggttgcagtgagctgagatcacaccactgcactccagcctgggtgagagggccagactccatctcaaaaacaaaaaccaaaaacaaagaacGGCCTCTGTGTATAAATCCTGTGAGAAATGACTGCTCCTTTGCTACAGATAAAGAACCGGAGCTAGGCCAGGCAaggaggctcacacctataatcccagctctttgggaggccttggcaggaggatcacttgaacccaggagttcaagaccagcctgagcaacatggcaacacagtgagacttctctgaaaagaatttttcagcaaaaacaaacaaaaaaccaagactAAAGACAACAGGGTTAGAAATATCAATAAggcccaaagaaagaaaaaaaaaatgtatttagtgACATCAGAGGTCCTTGTCCATAAGAAAATTGTCTGGGAAAGATGCTTTTGCTTGTGACTACTGAGCTGCCCTCAGGCAGCCACTGAGGATGCTTTTTGTAGTTTAAGAAGCTAAGACATGGGAAGAAGGGCGGGTGTCCTATCcctcctcagagaaaacctgagCAGAAATTTGGGATTTCCATTCCATTTGGAATGaggtcctttctctctctctctttttttaatcaacGAGGCTTTTGTGGACTGTTACTACCTAGTAAGTCACAGGGTCTGGTCCTGGTTGAGACAGGCATGAACATTTCTCAGATATGCTCAAGAGAAGCCCAGCAGAGCCCCACACCTTCCCCCCAATAGGAACCTTGCACACTTTATTATTAATGAAAAGGGAAGTAGGAGTTTCCAATACTAAATGGTCAGCAGAAAAGGAGCAGGGCCATCTTCTTTCACTTTCTAGACAATCAACCAACTTCCATTTATTTTCACAACTGTGGCTAAACCAGAGGTTCATCCAATGGTGACAATGAAAAACCTAGTAAGCAAAGAGTAAATCTGGTTATAGTCAACACCTGGATCTACTCTAAGGGAATGGTGCTTATGTGTAATAGTGACAACTTCTTGGTCCAAAAGGCTGACAGATGAAGAGCACGTTTCTGGGGTTTCCCCTTTCCAATCTTCTCTGGTCATGACAAGCAGTTCTCACATATTTCTTTAACTGAAGAGTTAAATTTGCATGGTTTCTCTCAGGAGCACTGATGGGCTAAGAGTTTCTCCCCCACACTTTCTGTTGGACACCTTATCCTTCCCACTGATCCATTTTACTTATCCACTTTTGAATCTTAAGCACTCTTTGGAGCTGGCCTGCAGTTCTGATAGGGGACTGATGAAAGAAAAGAGTAACAGTTGAACTCTCTACTTTATTCCTGGGCTGAGGATTAGTATCACGCCTGCTTCCATCTCTCTGAGACGGCCTCACACATCCTCTTTCATTCCGTTTTAGGGCTCTTGCTTCATTTGTATTTGAGTTCCTTTCACAAGGGACTGTGGGATCTATCTGCAGCACTTCAATCCACAGGTCTCTTTCATTAATAAGCTGTGCTCTTGGCAAATCTTTGAgtaaaaaagtatttaaagtgTTACCTAGTCCCACATCTCACCTACTGTAGGAGTCCCTCCTCCAGCATACCCTGGCAAATGCTTGAAATCCATTCAGAAAAGGAACTCAGCACCTAGACAATACTTTGGCTCTTCTCCCTTTTCACTGGGGAAATCAAGGTGCAAACTAGAGCTAAATCTCACATTCAAGTTCATAGTGGGTTGCCAATGAAGCCAGAACCCTGGCTTAGGGATTCCCAGAACCCCTAAATCTTCCCATGGTATAGGTCCAGATTCTGGCTAGAAAGCTCTTAATCCCAATATGCTACGGTACTGCCCATCATGTCTTGTTCTGTGTTATTGGGCTTTTCCACTGTAAGTTATGACAGCAGGCACACATTTCTTGTGTCTCCCACGGTCCCTGGTATTGTGAATGTCACAGAGCAGATGTTTTGTAAATGTGATTATCCTACAGAGCAACATGTTCAGACACAGCCTTCCCAGAAGCCAAGTTAGCTGGGCTAACACCTTTTCCTAGTGTTGTTATGCATAACTAGAGAGAGTGAAGGTTGGGCTAGGTGATAAGCAAAAAATGGGTCCTTCCCTTATCACTTCATCAAGAAAATATCCTGACTAAACATTTCCAGACCTTGTTCTAGGCACCTCAGGAAGAAGCAGAGGAAACAAGAGTATAGGAATGAACATTTTCTGCCCAAGATGTAGGACTTCTGCATTCTGTCTTCTACCTCAGGCTTCCAAGTGGGAGTCAAACAACaaatcaaataaattttagtcaAGTTTCAGCAGGAATTTATCTGCTTTGATTTTGCTGTCTTATTTAGCTTTGCCTGGACAGAAgccaaagacagagacagaattTTGGCAGGAAAAGCAATGTAtcacaagatttttttttgagtaaCTCCTAGAGgctcactttttttcctttcaacagcctcattttgcagatgaaaattTGAGATCCATAAAGGAAACAGAACTTAGGCCCAGCTGCAAAGCCACTTAGCAGCAGACTCAGATGCTCCCAGGTGATTAAATCACCCCAAGAAAAGAACGAATGGTAGTCAAAGCCCCTAAAAGCAATACAGGCAAGAACAAACTGTTGTTGTCTATGCATGGTGCTTAGTTCTCAGTGATCTAGGAAGTTCCTCAATCTGTCCACTGTCAATGGGATACAGCCAGATAGGGTGAACATACACTCTCTCTGATGACTCAAGAAAGCTGCATTACAACACTGTTATCATCTCACTACTGAGGATGAAGAGTTCACTTTCTGGAAGCTCCATGCTTCCGGAAAGTGCTGTGATCTTTGTTGTTGATGATTGTCaagaatatcacacaccaggaaTGGAGAAGCCAACTTACTGGCTTGGAAAAGATAAGGAAGAATCGGATGTGAACGACTCTCAGAACATGGTGTAGGCACAAATTTTAGGCCGTTCTATCATTGTTAAGCCAGCTATTTCTCTGAGGTCTCTAGCTTTTAAAGCTGGGACTGAGAAAACTGTTGCCAATTTTTTAACCAGGACTTTGCCAAAGGTTTCTAGCACTTTAAATGGCAATAAGAGCCTGTTTCAAATCAAGCCAGTATAGTTAAGGAATTCCTTAATAATCTTTTAAAGTCAGATTTCATATTCAACCAATATTAAACAAAAGGTACGTGAAGAATTAATCTAAGAAACCTAGGCAGGCAGTCTTGAGTTACCATGTTTCAGGGAAAGGTAGCCACAGAGGCTTGTGAACAGATCTTGGCTGGTTTTCAGACAGGAGGCAGCAACATTAACAGTGGCTTAAGCACTTTCTCCAACAACCATCTTAGCTATCAAGGAGCTATTAAAGGGCTTTATGGTTAAACATTCTCATGCCTCATGATGGGCTTCCAGTTTTGGAGACTCTTCCCATGTACCTGTCTCTACCTAGAGACATAATCTACTATCAACCTGCTGTTCTCTGAGAACAAGAGAACCAGAGGTTAAATCCTGCTTTCCAACCTCTCCACAATATTCTTGTAACTTCTGCTTTTGTTGTATCTTTGAAAAGATGGAGGTCCTGGGCCCCTTTCCAGGTCTTTCTGGGTTTCAAAATGTGGTATTCTTGTAAGTGTGTGAAATTCCAAACCACAACCATGTCTCTAGTCAAGTGTATAGGACCCCAAATTCAGTGATGTACCAGGTAATAATTACTGTGGGTGTTGGATGGGGCTCACAGACTTTCTCTTGGATTTTGTACCCTACTGTGAGCATATACAACCATGAAGCCACAGAGATTTGGATTTACAAAACTCCCCCTCCACTCCCTTCCCCATACCACTGGTTGGCCTCTAGACCTTCAGTGTTGACACTCAGGCCAGAAGTTTCAAGCCCAGTTATGAGGGGACCTGGTGGGTCGGGGGGCTGACCCGATGGGTCACTATCACCGCCACAGCCTCCATTGTGGCCCGAACGCAGGTGGTCCTTGAGTGTCTGCTTGTAGCGGAAGCTCCTGCCACAGTAGGAGCAGGGGTAGGGCCGCTCCCCGGTGTGGATGCGCTGGTGTTTCATGAGGTGGTGCTTGCGGATGAAGCTCTTGCCACAGTGAGGACAACTGAAGGGCCGCTCGCCCGTGTGCAGCCGCCGGTGGTTCAGCAGGTGCTCCTTGCGCATGAAGCTCTTACTGCAGTCAGTGCAGGGGTAAGGACGCTCGCCTGTGTGGATCATCTGGTGACGGATAAGGGCCGAGTGGCCGTTGAAGTCAATGCCACActgagggcaggagaaagggCGCTCTTGTGCATGACCCCGCTGGTGGAGCAGGAGGCTGATTTTCAAGCTGAAGCTCCTGCCGCACTGGGCACAGCGGAAGGGCCTTTCGCTTGCATGAGCTCTCCGGTGGCTGGTGAGTCGAGCTTGGTCAGCAAAGCGCTTGGGGCAATCAGGACAGGGGAAAGGACGCTCAGTGCTGTTATGGACCCGAAGATGGTAGGTAAGTCTTGATGGGTGAGTAAAAGTCCTGGCACAGTGTGGGCAGGTGGGGGGCGTCTCACTCGCATGGTCCTGGGAGGTGCTGCTGAGGTCCACCTGTGGAGTAAAGTGCTTAGGGCACTGGGCACAGGGTAAGGGGTGCTCAGTAGCATGGCTACATTGGTGGGTCAGCAACATGTCTTGGCTGAGACTCTTGCCACAGTGGTGGCATGAGAACACCTGCTCGCCAACTGGAGGTGGGAGGGGATAGCTACCCAACTGAGTAAAAGTCACTTGTCCCTCAGAGGCTTCAGGCAGGTCAGTGGCTGGACGTCCAAAAGGTGTCATGGATGTAGACTGCTGGCTTTTGAAAGCCACATCTGAAAAAGCATCCTTTGCTGTTGCTGGTGGAGAAGAGAAAGGGACTGGAACTTCAGGGCACAACGAGGATCTAGCAAGGCCTTCAGCTTTGATGACAAGCTCTTCATCTGAAAGAAAAGACTCAAGAGTTATACCTATCAATAACTGTCTCACTAGCAACTCTCATGCATTCCTACCCAGCTCTAACAGATCACTCCAAGCTCTCAACTAGCTCAGGTCAGAAACTCAGCAGAAGGTTGCAATAATAACCAAGACAACAGTGGTCTCTGTGacaaatcatcagagaaatgaaatgaaattttaaatttattttattttatgacagaATCACGTTCTGTCGCCCgtgatggagtgcagtggcgtgaccttggctcactgcagcctccacctcctgggttcaagcaattctcctgcctcagtctcccaagtagctgggattacaggtatgcactactgtgctcaggtaatttttttttttgagacagagtctcgctctgtcacccaggctggagtgcagtggcgcaacctcggctcactgcaagctccacctcccaggttcacgccattctcctgcctcagcctactgagtagctgggactacaggcacccgccaccacgcccagctaattttttgtatttttagtggagacagggtttcaccgtgttagccaggatggtctcgatctcctgatctcgtgatctacccacctcggcatcccaaagtgctgggattataggcatgagccaccgtgtccagccatgctcaggtaatttttatatttttagtagagatggggttttgacatgttgaccagcggtcttgaactcctggagtcaagtggttcacctgcctcagcctctcaaagtgctgggattacaggcatgagccaccacacccagccctcatcAGAAAATTTAACATTGTACCTCTTCTATGCTATCtgttaagaaacagaaaatccttGGCATCAATCTTCCCAATGTCACTTTCACCATATTTTACCTCTACTCAAGAACTTTCTCTATTGCCTGTTGTGACAAAGCCtaaaatcacataatcatctaTTCCTATTTCTATCAGATCAACCCATCACTGTGGTCAGCTGTCTCTTTACGTCCCCTGAGAACAGAGTACACATTTCTGCTATGCATCTTTACTTATTCTGTCCTCCCTTTTGCAGAATGCTACCCCTCTCTCCCCATCTTCCCAAATTATACCCAACCATATCATACCAATCTTCTAAGGTACAATTGTGGCTTTATGCCCTTCCTTAGGTCTTATCTAAATACCTAAACTAAAACTGatgcatgttcttttttttttttagagacaggatccccctatgttacccaggctggtcttgaactcctgagttcgaGTGGTCCACCTACCTCAActtcctcccaaaatgctgggcttacaggcatgagtcaccaagcCCAACCTGATGCATGTTCCTGAAACTTCTCATTCGTTTATGTAAGTCATCCACCCCACTCATCCTTGATACTTAACAGGCTTGCCTAGTACTGATATGTATGTCCCTAGTATAAGTTTCTTCAAGAGCTAAAActgtcttatttttcatttgtgtttcccAGTCTAAAAGAACACAGAGCacagaaaatactaaaaacacaGACTGCATTAAGCTGTATAAATGACTGCGACCCTTCTGATCTTGAGATTCTCTTCTACAATACAAATGGCAAAAGTATCTTAGAAGGAAGATACTTCTATTTCTTCTCCCATCATTGATTTTTCCTTACTTAACATTCTGAGGGAGGGCCCTTACTTAACATTCCCATTTACACTTCTCCACCGCCATTTCTGTCTCCAGAGCTtgtctccccaccccactcccacttTTTCTACCCTTTCTACATGATTTTCACATGTTCTTCTGTCTTTCCCCATCCCCATAATTTTGGTTCGTCTGTATgcacttatttttcttgttctgaCAATTCTCATTTGTCTTTGCACGTAGGAGTATATTTTCTCActcacttaaaatttattttagtgacTGTTTGGTTTCATTCATAATGTTGAGCATGGCTTTGTTTCTTTCCCTCATTCTTTTCCTACACATTTGCCTCTACAAATTTCACCTGCTGTTTCTTCAGTCAGTCCTGGCATGAGCTAGATATGGACATGAACACCTCTTTAATTTCTTACTCACCAGCATAAGTGCTTTTGTATACGTCACTTTCCTTGGACTCCGGTGGGGCCCCAACCTGAGGCTCTTCTTCTTGTTTAATCCAAGACAGAATATCTGATGTTGAAATACCAGGCTCTAATTtatgggagggaaaaaaaaatggccttcATGAACTTGAATAAGAAGGTGAGATAATCATGTTGGTTTGTCAAATACTGTATTTcgctcaaatatttttcttttttttttttttgagacagagtctggctctgtcgcccaggctggagtgcagtggtgcaatctcctctcactgcaagctctgcctcccaggtttatgccattctcctgcctccgcttcctgagtagctgggactacaggtgcccaccaccacgcccggctaagttttttttcttttttttttttagtagagacggggtttcactgtgttagccaggatagtctcgatctcctgacctcatgatccacccactttggcctcccaaagtgctggaattacaggcttgagccaccgcgcccggccccaaatatttatttccaaataactaTAACAATAACACATAaccagccttttaaaaaatgcatacaggctgggtgtggtagctcacgcatataatcccagaactttgggaggccgaggcaagtggatcatctgaggtcaagagttcaagaccagctggccaacatggcaaaactctgtctctactaaaaatacaaaaaattagtcaggcgtggtgacaggcgctggtaatcccagctactcaggaggctgagacagaaaaatcgcttgaacctaggaggcagcggttgcagtgagccaagatcgcaccattgcactccagcctgggcaacaagagcaaaaaaactctatctcaaaacaaacaaacaaacaaacaaaaaaccaaatcaaTTTCCGGAATTACAAAGTTAGGTCAGTACAGACACAGAATCCAACTCCTTAGAAACACTCTTTTCAGATTCCCAATTCTGGGCTCTTTCTAAGAGATATGTTACCTTTGTCTATTAAATGATACAAGTCATTGCTTCCTAAATGCTGGGAGGGGGAAGAATATAGTATTGGCAAGTCCTTCAGGTCTTGGGGGTTCTTTCTGAAAGAAAAAGTGCACAGCCTATAGAGGCTTTGCACACAACATGCCTCATCTGATCAGTACCAAAACAGCCGTGCTAGCTATTACAACCTAGGCctatattgcctttttttttttttttttttttttgggactaAATGGACAAGCTGTCAAGCTGACAAGAGAGCTTGTCACGCTCCAGAGAGTACCCTGAAGCTCTCCATGGTTATTTCTCAAACACAGCCTTGTGAGCAGAATATGGTTAAATTCACAGCAAATTAACAGAACTCACTACTTTAACCCCAATGTCTTTTAAATCAGTTAGATGCCACTGAAAACTAAAGGTGTTCTCAAAGCAGAAATAAGAGGCTGGGATAAGACTACAGCCCAAAAGACCATCAGGTTATGGGGAGAGATTTGGAAAATAGATTTTAGCACATGCAACAGCTGCCTTCCAACCTAAAAGCAAAGCTGAAGTGTATTAAACATAGTCTAATCTTATCTTCGTTCTCTTCCAGATGTAATACACATACAAACCTATAAGGGAAAAGGCAGAGGGGGAAAGACTGGATATAAGGAAGAAGACCTCTTAACCGATATCCAGAGGATTAACTTTCCATTCAAAACAtctaacttttgtttgtttgtttctgagacagggtctcactctgtcacccaggctggactacagcggcgtgatctcggcttactgcaacctctgcctcccagggtcaagcgattatcccacctcagtctccctagtagctgggaccacagctaattttttgtatttttggtaaagatggggtctcactctgttccccaggctgttcttgaactcctgagctcaggtgacccacctgcctcaacctcccaaagtgctgagtttataggcatgacccaccatgcctagccaaaaaACCTGACTTTTAAAACACTTAcctgcttgtttttaaaaattttgtgaatgggctgggtgcagtggctcatgcctgtaatcccagcactttgggaggctgaggtgggcgggtcatgaggtcaggagttcgagaccaccctgacccaacatggtaaaaccccgtctctactaaaagtacaaaaatcagctggctgcagtggtgggcgcctataatcccagctactt
The nucleotide sequence above comes from Macaca nemestrina isolate mMacNem1 chromosome 4, mMacNem.hap1, whole genome shotgun sequence. Encoded proteins:
- the LOC105474854 gene encoding zinc finger protein 398 isoform X1 is translated as MAEAAPAPTSEWDSECLTSLQPLPLPTPPAANEAHLQTAAISLWTVVAAVQAIERKVEVHSRRLLHLEGRTGTAEKKLASCEKTVTELGNQLEGKWAVLGTLLQEYGLLQRRLENLENLLRNRNFWILRLPPGIKGDIPKVPVAFDDVSIYFSTPEWEKLEEWQKELYKNIMKGNYESLISMDYAINQPDVLSQIQPEGEHNTEDQAGPEESEIPADPSEEPGISTSDILSWIKQEEEPQVGAPPESKESDVYKSTYADEELVIKAEGLARSSLCPEVPVPFSSPPATAKDAFSDVAFKSQQSTSMTPFGRPATDLPEASEGQVTFTQLGSYPLPPPVGEQVFSCHHCGKSLSQDMLLTHQCSHATEHPLPCAQCPKHFTPQVDLSSTSQDHASETPPTCPHCARTFTHPSRLTYHLRVHNSTERPFPCPDCPKRFADQARLTSHRRAHASERPFRCAQCGRSFSLKISLLLHQRGHAQERPFSCPQCGIDFNGHSALIRHQMIHTGERPYPCTDCSKSFMRKEHLLNHRRLHTGERPFSCPHCGKSFIRKHHLMKHQRIHTGERPYPCSYCGRSFRYKQTLKDHLRSGHNGGCGGDSDPSGQPPDPPGPLITGLETSGLSVNTEGLEANQWYGEGSGGGVL
- the LOC105474854 gene encoding zinc finger protein 398 isoform X3, translated to MAEAAPAPVPVAFDDVSIYFSTPEWEKLEEWQKELYKNIMKGNYESLISMDYAINQPDVLSQIQPEGEHNTEDQAGPEESEIPADPSEEPGISTSDILSWIKQEEEPQVGAPPESKESDVYKSTYADEELVIKAEGLARSSLCPEVPVPFSSPPATAKDAFSDVAFKSQQSTSMTPFGRPATDLPEASEGQVTFTQLGSYPLPPPVGEQVFSCHHCGKSLSQDMLLTHQCSHATEHPLPCAQCPKHFTPQVDLSSTSQDHASETPPTCPHCARTFTHPSRLTYHLRVHNSTERPFPCPDCPKRFADQARLTSHRRAHASERPFRCAQCGRSFSLKISLLLHQRGHAQERPFSCPQCGIDFNGHSALIRHQMIHTGERPYPCTDCSKSFMRKEHLLNHRRLHTGERPFSCPHCGKSFIRKHHLMKHQRIHTGERPYPCSYCGRSFRYKQTLKDHLRSGHNGGCGGDSDPSGQPPDPPGPLITGLETSGLSVNTEGLEANQWYGEGSGGGVL
- the LOC105474854 gene encoding zinc finger protein 398 isoform X2, whose amino-acid sequence is MTSEWDSECLTSLQPLPLPTPPAANEAHLQTAAISLWTVVAAVQAIERKVEVHSRRLLHLEGRTGTAEKKLASCEKTVTELGNQLEGKWAVLGTLLQEYGLLQRRLENLENLLRNRNFWILRLPPGIKGDIPKVPVAFDDVSIYFSTPEWEKLEEWQKELYKNIMKGNYESLISMDYAINQPDVLSQIQPEGEHNTEDQAGPEESEIPADPSEEPGISTSDILSWIKQEEEPQVGAPPESKESDVYKSTYADEELVIKAEGLARSSLCPEVPVPFSSPPATAKDAFSDVAFKSQQSTSMTPFGRPATDLPEASEGQVTFTQLGSYPLPPPVGEQVFSCHHCGKSLSQDMLLTHQCSHATEHPLPCAQCPKHFTPQVDLSSTSQDHASETPPTCPHCARTFTHPSRLTYHLRVHNSTERPFPCPDCPKRFADQARLTSHRRAHASERPFRCAQCGRSFSLKISLLLHQRGHAQERPFSCPQCGIDFNGHSALIRHQMIHTGERPYPCTDCSKSFMRKEHLLNHRRLHTGERPFSCPHCGKSFIRKHHLMKHQRIHTGERPYPCSYCGRSFRYKQTLKDHLRSGHNGGCGGDSDPSGQPPDPPGPLITGLETSGLSVNTEGLEANQWYGEGSGGGVL
- the LOC105474854 gene encoding zinc finger protein 398 isoform X4 encodes the protein MKGNYESLISMDYAINQPDVLSQIQPEGEHNTEDQAGPEESEIPADPSEEPGISTSDILSWIKQEEEPQVGAPPESKESDVYKSTYADEELVIKAEGLARSSLCPEVPVPFSSPPATAKDAFSDVAFKSQQSTSMTPFGRPATDLPEASEGQVTFTQLGSYPLPPPVGEQVFSCHHCGKSLSQDMLLTHQCSHATEHPLPCAQCPKHFTPQVDLSSTSQDHASETPPTCPHCARTFTHPSRLTYHLRVHNSTERPFPCPDCPKRFADQARLTSHRRAHASERPFRCAQCGRSFSLKISLLLHQRGHAQERPFSCPQCGIDFNGHSALIRHQMIHTGERPYPCTDCSKSFMRKEHLLNHRRLHTGERPFSCPHCGKSFIRKHHLMKHQRIHTGERPYPCSYCGRSFRYKQTLKDHLRSGHNGGCGGDSDPSGQPPDPPGPLITGLETSGLSVNTEGLEANQWYGEGSGGGVL